In Pleurocapsa sp. PCC 7319, the following are encoded in one genomic region:
- a CDS encoding tetratricopeptide repeat protein, whose translation MTENLPVVYISALLAILVFAAIYILREVIKTRKQESTFSRLQKKLKQEKGTAEEYYELGSLYLEKKLFVQSITLLNKALKVDKELEAENQALIHNAMGYAYFAQEQYDIAIRQYKDALKLYPEYVIALNNLGNVYEKKQMIIKAVETYKEVLKIDPENKIAQRRINSLEKRLVSSKSE comes from the coding sequence ATGACTGAGAATCTACCTGTTGTATATATTTCCGCTTTACTAGCAATATTAGTCTTTGCCGCCATTTATATTTTGCGAGAAGTAATCAAAACGCGAAAGCAAGAAAGTACTTTCTCCCGTCTGCAAAAAAAACTTAAACAAGAAAAAGGTACTGCTGAAGAATATTATGAATTAGGTAGTCTCTATCTAGAGAAAAAGCTTTTTGTGCAATCGATAACCCTCTTAAATAAGGCTTTAAAAGTAGATAAAGAATTAGAAGCAGAAAATCAAGCTCTAATTCATAATGCTATGGGCTACGCTTATTTTGCTCAAGAACAATATGATATTGCGATTCGCCAATATAAGGATGCTCTGAAACTATATCCTGAATATGTGATTGCCCTCAATAATTTGGGAAATGTTTATGAGAAAAAGCAGATGATCATTAAAGCTGTGGAAACCTATAAAGAAGTCCTCAAAATCGATCCTGAAAATAAGATTGCCCAGCGTCGTATCAACTCACTTGAGAAGCGATTAGTCTCCTCTAAATCTGAATAA